The genomic interval AAAAATACTAGGGAGAAATATTAGAAATTTCTCCCTTTTTTTTATGTAAGGGTTTTTATATATTCCTAAAGATAATAATTAGTGTTACAATAATATTATCGTGAATCATTTGGAGTGGTTATTATGATCATAAAAGGAACAAAAGTCTCAAATGGGTATGCAATTGGCAAAGTAAAAATCATTCACACGCAAGAAATATTAGTTAATCAAAAAAAAGTGGATGATGTAATCGTTGAATTCAACCGTGTTAAAAAAGCTGTGGAAAACGTTGTGGAAAAAATTGAAGCAGAGAAAATATTAGTAGAAGATCGTTTAAATATTAGTGAATTATATATTTTTGATGCGCACATTACAATGGCACAAGACCCTGAAGTTTTATCTATGATAAAATTAGAGATTGAAAAGAATCATGAATCTGCAGAATTTTCAGTTAATAAAGTATTTGATGAAGTAATTAAAACGTTTGAATCAATGGATAATGAATACTTTAGTCAAAGAGCTGAAGATGTTCTTGCGATTAAACGCAAAATATTATGTGAGTTATTAAAAATTGAAGAAATAAATATTGAACAAATAACAGATAAAGTTATTATTGCTTCCTATGATTTAACTCCATCACAAACTGCAAGACTTAATCCAGAAAATACTTTAGGATTTATCACAGAAACAGGTGGGTTAACCTCTCATAGTGCGATTATGGCTAAATCATTAGAAATTCCTGCTGTTTTAGGTGTTAGAGGAATATTAGATCATATAAAAGATGGAGACATTATTATTATTGATGGTGAAGAAGGATATGTTATCATCAATCCTACACCTAAAGAAATAAAATTGTATGAAAAAAAGAAACAATTAAATCAGATTTATAAAGAGAAATTGAACCTAACAAAATCATTACCAACGACAACTCTAGACGATAGAAAAGTTGAACTAGCAGCTAATATTGCTGATTTAAATGATTTTTCTAAAGCCCTTGAAGTTAATGCTGATGGAATCGGATTATTTAGAACTGAATTTATCTATATGGATAGACCTAATCTTCCTAGTGAAGAAGAACAGTTTTTAATATATAAAAAGGTCCTAGAAAAGATGAGGGATAAAAAAGTGGTGATAAGAACAGTCGATATTGGTGGGGATAAAACGTTAGATTATTTACGTTTACCGAAAGAAATGAATCCTTTTTTAGGATTAAGAGCGATTAGACTTTGTTTAAATCAACCAGAAATTTTTAAAAAACAGATTAGAGCATTACTAAGGGCATCTATTTATGGGAAATTGTGTATTATGTTTCCGATGATTTCAACTGTTCAAGAATTGATCGATGCGAAAGAAATTGTAAATCAAACTAAAACTGAGTTACAAAATGAAAATTGTGAGGTTTCTGACAATATTGAAATTGGTATGATGATTGAAACACCAGCTGCAGCAATCTTAAGTGAGAAATTTGCGAAACACATAGATTTTTTTTCCATAGGAACAAATGACTTAATACAATATACATTAGCTGCAGATAGAATGAATGAACAGGTATCTTATTTATACCAGCCATTAAATCCAGCGATATTAAAATTGATTAAGATGACAATAGATTCAGCCCATAAATATAATAAATGGGTGGGTATTTGTGGAGAAATGGCAAGTGAAAAATATGGAGCATTATTACTTGTTGGAATGGGTGCTGATGAATTATCTATGACTGCTTCTAACTTACTTTATATTAAAGATATTCTATTAGGATCTAACTATATAGATTTAAAACATATTACTAGTCGTTGTTTAATGTTTGAAACTGATGTTGAAGTAATTAACTATTTAAAAGAACAATGTGATTTATAAATTTCTAGTAAATATAAAAAAAATATTGACATATACTAAAATATAGTATAAATTATTAGATATATAATAGATAAACTGTGATGGAAAGAGTAAATAATTGATTTTTTCATAGAGAGCCTCGTTTGGTGGAAAGAGGTAAGAATAGATTATTGAAGATGGCTCCTGAGTTTGTTATCTGAATAGTTAAGATAACACGTTAATCGCGTTAAGATTTTGAGAGTGCCTTTTAAAGACAAATTAGGGTGGTACCGCGGTTATTTCGTCCCTAGCTATTTTATAGCTAGGGCTTTTTTTATATAAATTAAGGAGATGATAAAATGAAAAAACCTACCTATTATATTACAACACCAATTTATTATCCAAGTGGAAGATTTCATATTGGCCATACTTATACCACTGTAGCGGGAGACGCGATGGCAAGATATAAAAAAATAAGAGGATATGATGTATTTTATTTAACAGGTACTGATGAGCATGGTGAAAAAATACAAAAAAAAGCAGAAGCAAAAGGTGTTACACCATTAGAATATATTGACCCAATTATTAAAGAGGCTAAAGAAGTTTGGAAGAGTTTAGATATTTCATATGATGATTTTATTCGTACAACGGATGAACGTCATGAAAAAGCTGTTCAAAAGATATTTCAAAGATTTGTTGATCAAGGGGATATCTATAAGGGGTATTATGAAGGATTATATTGTACACCTTGTGAAGCATTTTTTACGCCAACACAATTAAAAGATAATAAATGTCCTGATTGTAATGGAGAAGTTCATTTAGTTAAAGAAGAAGCATACTTTTTCAAAATGAGTAAATACGCAGATAGATTATTAAAATATTATGAAGAGAATGTAGAGTTTATTGAACCTGAGTCCCGTAAAAATGAAATGATTAACAATTTTATTAAACCTGGTTTGGAAGATTTATGTGTTTCACGTACTTCTTTTGATTGGGGTGTTAAAGTTCCAAGTGATCCAAAACATGTTGTTTACGTATGGATTGATGCTTTATCTAATTATATTACAGCTCTCGGTTATACTTCTGAAAATGAAACCTTATTTAATAAGTACTGGCCAGCAGATGTACATTTAGTGGGGAAAGAAATTGTGCGGTTCCACACCATTTATTGGCCAATTATGTTAATGGCCCTTGGTTTATCACTACCTAAAAAAGTATTTGCTCATGGCTGGATATTAATGAAAGATGGAAGAATGTCAAAAACAAAAGGTAATGTCATTTATCCAAGTACCTTAATAAATCGATATGGTGTTGATTCTGTACGATATTTCTTATTACGTGAATTACCATTTGGTTCAGATGGTTTATTTACACCAGAAGCTTTTGTGGAAAGAATTAATTATGATTTAGCGAATGATTTAGGTAATTTATTAAATCGAACAATCTCCATGATTAATAAATATTTTAATGGTGAAATAAAAGATAATCCAAAACAATTATCTAATTTAGATAAGATTCTTGAGAATTTTATATCTGACAAGATTAATTTATATGAAAAAGAAATGGAAAAATTAAGATATTCTGTTGCATTACAAGAAGTATGGTCTATTATTTCTCGTGCTAATAAATATATTGATGAGACGACACCATGGATATTAGCTAAAGATGAGGAAAAACAAGATGAATTATATTCAGTATTGTATCATTTAGCTGAGACTCTAAGAATTGTAGCGATTTTAATCAGTCCAATTTTAACGAAAGCACCACTTAAGATATTAAATCAGTTAGGAATTACAGAAGAAAATTTATCAGAATATGATTCGATTAAGAAATTTGGTTATATTAATAATGTTCAAGTAATTAGTAAGCCAGAACCTATTTTTCCAAGACTAGACATTAAGGAAGAAGTTGAATATATTAAAAGTCACATGTTAGGGAATACTGAAAAAACAGTTGTACAAAAACCTAAAGTTGAAGAAATAACTATTGAAGATTTTACAAAGGTTGATTTACGTGTTGGAGAAATTATAGAATGTAAAAAACATCCAAAAGCAGATAGACTTCTTGTATCTAAAGTTGATTTAGGATATGAAACACGTCAAATTGTTTCTGGAATCGCTGGTCATTATCAACCGAAAGATTTACTTCATAAAAAAGTGATTGTGGTTTCTAATTTGAAGGCAATTAATTTAAGGGGAGAAAAATCAGAAGGGATGATTTTAGCTGCAAGTTATGACAAAGATTTAACAATAGCAACTATATTAAAGGACCTTCCAAATGGTTCTAAAGTAAAATAATAGTTTAAATATTGGTAAATTTCTAATTTATTTAAAATATGAAAAAAAATCATTGACATTCTAGTAAATATTTTATAATATATAGTTTGGTACATATCCTTTCCACTTTTTTTAAAGCCCCTTTAAAAAAGGGAATTATATTAAAAATATCAAAAAAATAAAAATAATGAAATTCTTTGTAGGAGGATACTGAAATGATGCGTTCAACATTTATGGCAAATGCTCAAAATATAGAACGTAAATGGTTCGTAGTTGATGCTGCTGGAAAAACTTTAGGACGTTTATCTACTGAAGTAGCAACATTATTACGTGGTAAACATAAGCCAACATTTACACCACATGTTGATTGTGGAGATTATGTTATTGTAATCAACGCAGATAAAATTGAATTAACTGGAAATAAATGGAATCAAAAATTATATGCTCATCACTCTGGACATCCAGGTGGTTTAAAAGTTAAAACTGCTAAAGTGATGAATGAGACTCAACCTGAAAAAATGTTAGAGATAGCGATTATTGGAATGTTACCTAAAGGACGTTTAGGAAGACAAATTGGTAAAAAATTATTCGTATATAGTGGAAACGAGCATCCACATGCTGCGCAAAAACCTGAAGTTTACGAACTTCAAGGGTAATAAAGGAGGAAGCAATATATGGAAAAAGTACAATATTTAGGAACGGGTAGACGTAAAAGTTCAGTTGCTCGTGTTCGTCTAGTTCCAGGTACAGGTAAAATCGTTATTAATGGTCGTGAGTTTGAAAATTATATTCCAAATCCAGCTACACGTTTAGATGTTTTACAACCATTAGCATTAACTGAAAATACAAGTAATTATGATGTATTTGTTAATGTTAACGGTGGAGGTATTACAGGGCAAGCTGGAGCTATCCGTTTAGGGATAACTCGTGCTTTATTAGAAGCAAATCCAGATTATCGTTTAACATTGAAAAAAGCAGGATTAGTTACACGTGATCCACGTGCTAAAGAACGTAAAAAATACGGTCTTAAAAAAGCGCGTCGTGCACCACAATTCTCAAAACGTTAATTTGTTTACAAGCAATATTCGAAAAGAATATTGCTTTTTTTTATATTTTTGAATGATTTCTGTATATTTAATCCATAATATGGATAATATGGAAATATGCAATCAAAATACATTTCTGTATTAAAATTCAATTTACAAAAAGTGTTGACAACCATCTATGTTAGTGGTAAAATCTATTTCGTTGTTTCGTAATGAAGTTAACCCTTTAGATGTGGTTGATGGAATTATAACATAGTGCTATATTCTTAATTACTCATCTTTAAACAATATTATTTCTAAAAAATGGTTGTTGACAAGATGTGATATAACTGATAGAATCTATCTACCCTTGTGAAACAAGAAAAATAAATGTAAAAAGTTGTTGACAATAAGGGCTACAAATGATAGAATCTAATAGTTGACAAAATAATTACGTACAAATAATACAACGTAATTGTGAGTAGATCTTTGAAAACTAAACAGAACGTTGAATAAACGAACAAGTTAAAACCTTTGAGTACAGAATCAAAAAACCAATGAAATTAATTATATTAATTAATAAATTATTTGGAGAGTTTGATCCTGGCTCAGGACGAACGCTGGCGGCATGCCTAATACATGCAAGTCGAACGAACACTTTTAGTGTTAGTGGCGAACGGGTGAGTAACACGTAAGTAACCAACCTATGAGACGAGGATAACTACTGGAAACGGTAGCTAATACTGGATAGGATATAGAATCAATGATTTTATATTTAAAGATGCCTTAAAGCATCACTGATAGATGGGCTTGCGGCGCATTAGCTAGTTGGTAGGGTAAAGGCCTACCAAGGCGACGATGCGTAGCCGACCTGAGAGGGTGAACGGCCACACTGGGACTGAGACACGGCCCAGACTCCTACGGGAGGCAGCAGTAGGGAATCTTCGGCAATGGACGAAAGTCTGACCGAGCAATGCCGCGTGAGTGAAGAAGGTCTTCGGATTGTAAAGCTCTGTTATTAGGGAAGAAAGAACTTAGCAGGAAATGGCTAAGAAGTGACGGTACCTAATGAGAAAGCCACGGCTAACTACGTGCCAGCAGCCGCGGTAATACGTAGGTGGCGAGCGTTGTCCGGAATTATTGGGCGTAAAGCGTGCGTAGGCGGTCTATTAAGTCTGATTTGAAAGCCCATGGCTTAACCATGGAGGGTGATTGGAAACTGGTAGACTTGAGTACAGGAGAGGAAGGTGGAATTCCACGTGTAGCGGTGAAATGCGTAGATATGTGGAGGAACACCGGTGGCGAAGGCGGCCTTCTGGCCTGTGTCTGACGCTGAGGCACGAAAGCGTGGGTAGCAAACAGGATTAGATACCCTGGTAGTCCACGCCGTAAACGATGAGTACTAAGTGTCGGGGGAGACCTCGGTGCTGAAGTTAACGCATTAAGTACTCCGCCTGGGAAGTACGGTCGCAAGACTGAAACTCAAAGGAATTGACGGGGACCCGCACAAGCGGTGGAGCATGTGGTTTAATTCGACGCAACGCGAAGAACCTTACCAGGCCTTGACATCCCAATGACCGGTATAGAGATATACCTTTCCTTTTGGACATTGGAGACAGGTGGTGCATGGTTGTCGTCAGCTCGTGTCGTGAGATGTTGGGTTAAGTCCCGCAACGAGCGCAACCCTTGTTGTTAGTTGCTAACATTAAGTTGAGGACTCTAACGAGACTGCCAGTGACAAACTGGAGGAAGGTGGGGATGACGTCAAATCATCATGCCCCTTATGGCCTGGGCTACACACGTGCTACAATGGTTAGAACAAAGAGAAGCGAAGCGGAGACGTGAAGCAAACCTCAAAAAACTAATCTCAGTTCAGATTGTAGTCTGCAACTCGACTACATGAAGTCGGAATCGCTAGTAATCGCGAATCAGCATGTCGCGGTGAATACGTTCCCGGGTCTTGTACACACCGCCCGTCACACCATGAGAGTTTGTAACACCCGAAGCCGGTGGCCTAACCTATTTATAGGAGGGAGCCGTCTAAGGTGGGAC from Mycoplasmatota bacterium carries:
- the ptsP gene encoding phosphoenolpyruvate--protein phosphotransferase produces the protein MIIKGTKVSNGYAIGKVKIIHTQEILVNQKKVDDVIVEFNRVKKAVENVVEKIEAEKILVEDRLNISELYIFDAHITMAQDPEVLSMIKLEIEKNHESAEFSVNKVFDEVIKTFESMDNEYFSQRAEDVLAIKRKILCELLKIEEINIEQITDKVIIASYDLTPSQTARLNPENTLGFITETGGLTSHSAIMAKSLEIPAVLGVRGILDHIKDGDIIIIDGEEGYVIINPTPKEIKLYEKKKQLNQIYKEKLNLTKSLPTTTLDDRKVELAANIADLNDFSKALEVNADGIGLFRTEFIYMDRPNLPSEEEQFLIYKKVLEKMRDKKVVIRTVDIGGDKTLDYLRLPKEMNPFLGLRAIRLCLNQPEIFKKQIRALLRASIYGKLCIMFPMISTVQELIDAKEIVNQTKTELQNENCEVSDNIEIGMMIETPAAAILSEKFAKHIDFFSIGTNDLIQYTLAADRMNEQVSYLYQPLNPAILKLIKMTIDSAHKYNKWVGICGEMASEKYGALLLVGMGADELSMTASNLLYIKDILLGSNYIDLKHITSRCLMFETDVEVINYLKEQCDL
- the metG gene encoding methionine--tRNA ligase; the encoded protein is MKKPTYYITTPIYYPSGRFHIGHTYTTVAGDAMARYKKIRGYDVFYLTGTDEHGEKIQKKAEAKGVTPLEYIDPIIKEAKEVWKSLDISYDDFIRTTDERHEKAVQKIFQRFVDQGDIYKGYYEGLYCTPCEAFFTPTQLKDNKCPDCNGEVHLVKEEAYFFKMSKYADRLLKYYEENVEFIEPESRKNEMINNFIKPGLEDLCVSRTSFDWGVKVPSDPKHVVYVWIDALSNYITALGYTSENETLFNKYWPADVHLVGKEIVRFHTIYWPIMLMALGLSLPKKVFAHGWILMKDGRMSKTKGNVIYPSTLINRYGVDSVRYFLLRELPFGSDGLFTPEAFVERINYDLANDLGNLLNRTISMINKYFNGEIKDNPKQLSNLDKILENFISDKINLYEKEMEKLRYSVALQEVWSIISRANKYIDETTPWILAKDEEKQDELYSVLYHLAETLRIVAILISPILTKAPLKILNQLGITEENLSEYDSIKKFGYINNVQVISKPEPIFPRLDIKEEVEYIKSHMLGNTEKTVVQKPKVEEITIEDFTKVDLRVGEIIECKKHPKADRLLVSKVDLGYETRQIVSGIAGHYQPKDLLHKKVIVVSNLKAINLRGEKSEGMILAASYDKDLTIATILKDLPNGSKVK
- the rplM gene encoding 50S ribosomal protein L13, which codes for MRSTFMANAQNIERKWFVVDAAGKTLGRLSTEVATLLRGKHKPTFTPHVDCGDYVIVINADKIELTGNKWNQKLYAHHSGHPGGLKVKTAKVMNETQPEKMLEIAIIGMLPKGRLGRQIGKKLFVYSGNEHPHAAQKPEVYELQG
- the rpsI gene encoding 30S ribosomal protein S9, whose amino-acid sequence is MEKVQYLGTGRRKSSVARVRLVPGTGKIVINGREFENYIPNPATRLDVLQPLALTENTSNYDVFVNVNGGGITGQAGAIRLGITRALLEANPDYRLTLKKAGLVTRDPRAKERKKYGLKKARRAPQFSKR